A DNA window from Selenomonas sp. oral taxon 126 contains the following coding sequences:
- a CDS encoding DUF927 domain-containing protein, whose translation MGVIDALDFFKALYPEETEGHAYIWTMPDKRTQVFGCADAANLTRAAQVANDAGKDVYFSVGVSERLFRAHERAKAADIVAIPALWVDIDIAGESHVAKALPPDYAAARALLPEMMDPSLVVHSGHGIHAYYLFRELLDTRTDAERRTAENLLRRLQGAVRTRAAAHGWHVDSVPDLCRVLRVPGTLNRKGGVAAPCMIAEYSEGLRYNAEDFDVLPEVQEISRAERAEKFERRPTDGDARLMLANCAFLQHFQQNYKTLPEPVWKAACTNLMRGVGGEEIILPLVRDWIGTKYNEADTRKKLAHYLHECTPQTCAHIQSELGFRGCTDCPGVKSPCAWSLGRVPQAIAKLREIALPNAENTLNEETIGALALVKQESGLEYARFKERCKGNVNLNDLQREVKRAQAAQAGLSVLEGGALAPGQRLGDVTTRTFVPDTPLDLAIPANFAYGADGVYEVRMTEMGQVQRLAAGTPVIISEKQYNIDTQTEKIEISFRYYGHWVHTVCKRSEAFSARGIIALADRGLNTSSESAKYLVKYLQALEAANPHIPLVHAVSKIGWRPYGLSEFVIPSSGTYRVDLDDDGELAAAFTECGTLAEWKAAAQEIRKYTFARFVLAAAFAAPLLRICSNRNFMIYFWGTSGGGKTAAQRFALSVWGNPTRLMKSFYGTINGLERVAEYSNDFPLVINERQVMMGNNKQEALESLVYMLEGGHGKVRASKSGIRKTATWRTIAMASGEEPLSKESSIQGVRTRLIELNAYPVLPEQTAKMVYALDEEQHGTAGRAFTLRLLQEEQTAYAEILAARTALIARLREDYPEHFEPHIDNVATVCIADMLVSMWLFDEAADAAQQAAYDMAASVMGELPTRREISDTQRAWDFVEAWLVSNWQRFSEEFGERARLSPEYGFVRDNCINVYPMYLRAALDDAGFASNKFLKEFAEMGLICSSPEKNKRRFTKRVSYGGTKLHVVQIPQVMEGLL comes from the coding sequence GTGGGCGTCATCGATGCACTAGATTTTTTCAAGGCGCTCTATCCGGAGGAGACAGAGGGGCACGCCTACATCTGGACAATGCCGGACAAGCGTACGCAGGTGTTTGGCTGTGCGGATGCTGCCAATCTCACTCGCGCGGCACAAGTGGCAAATGACGCGGGCAAAGATGTGTATTTCTCCGTCGGCGTGTCCGAGCGGCTGTTCCGTGCGCATGAACGGGCAAAGGCTGCGGACATCGTCGCGATTCCTGCGCTCTGGGTGGATATCGACATCGCGGGCGAGAGTCACGTGGCGAAGGCACTGCCGCCGGACTATGCGGCGGCGCGGGCGCTCCTGCCGGAGATGATGGATCCGTCGCTCGTCGTGCACAGCGGGCACGGGATCCATGCGTACTATCTCTTCCGCGAGCTCCTGGACACACGCACGGATGCGGAGCGCCGCACCGCCGAGAATCTGCTGCGGCGCTTGCAGGGGGCTGTGCGCACGCGCGCCGCTGCGCACGGCTGGCATGTGGACAGTGTGCCCGATCTCTGCCGCGTCCTGCGCGTCCCCGGGACGCTGAACCGCAAGGGCGGCGTAGCCGCACCCTGCATGATCGCGGAGTATTCCGAGGGGCTGCGGTATAATGCGGAGGACTTCGATGTGCTGCCCGAGGTGCAGGAAATCAGCCGGGCGGAGCGTGCGGAGAAGTTCGAGCGCCGCCCGACGGACGGGGACGCGCGTCTGATGCTCGCGAACTGCGCGTTCCTGCAGCATTTCCAGCAGAACTATAAAACCCTCCCCGAGCCTGTCTGGAAGGCAGCATGTACGAACCTCATGCGCGGCGTGGGCGGCGAGGAGATCATCCTGCCGCTCGTGCGAGACTGGATTGGGACAAAGTACAACGAAGCCGATACGCGCAAGAAGCTCGCGCACTATCTGCATGAATGCACGCCGCAGACATGTGCGCACATTCAATCAGAGCTGGGATTTCGGGGCTGTACGGACTGCCCCGGCGTCAAGTCGCCCTGTGCGTGGTCGCTCGGCAGAGTGCCGCAGGCAATCGCAAAGCTTCGCGAGATCGCGCTGCCGAATGCGGAGAACACGCTGAACGAGGAGACGATCGGCGCGCTTGCACTCGTGAAGCAGGAAAGCGGCCTCGAGTATGCACGCTTCAAGGAGCGGTGCAAGGGAAATGTCAATCTGAACGACCTGCAGCGCGAGGTGAAACGTGCACAGGCGGCGCAAGCGGGGCTGTCCGTCCTTGAGGGCGGCGCACTCGCGCCGGGGCAGCGCCTCGGTGATGTGACGACGCGCACATTCGTGCCGGACACGCCGCTTGATCTTGCCATACCCGCCAACTTTGCCTACGGCGCGGACGGCGTCTATGAGGTGCGCATGACGGAGATGGGGCAGGTGCAGCGGCTCGCTGCAGGAACGCCCGTCATCATCTCCGAGAAGCAGTACAACATCGACACACAGACGGAGAAGATAGAAATATCCTTTCGCTATTACGGTCATTGGGTGCATACGGTCTGCAAACGCTCAGAGGCGTTTTCTGCGCGCGGCATTATCGCGCTCGCCGATCGCGGGCTGAATACCTCGAGCGAGTCGGCAAAGTACCTTGTGAAATATTTGCAGGCACTCGAGGCTGCCAATCCGCACATCCCGCTCGTTCATGCCGTCTCCAAGATCGGCTGGCGACCGTACGGTCTGAGTGAGTTTGTGATCCCATCATCGGGTACCTACCGCGTCGATCTGGACGATGACGGGGAGCTTGCCGCAGCGTTTACAGAGTGCGGGACGCTCGCAGAGTGGAAGGCAGCGGCGCAGGAGATACGAAAATATACGTTTGCGCGCTTTGTCCTCGCGGCGGCATTTGCGGCGCCACTGCTCCGTATCTGCAGTAACCGCAACTTTATGATTTATTTCTGGGGCACATCGGGCGGCGGCAAGACGGCGGCGCAACGGTTCGCGCTCTCGGTCTGGGGCAATCCGACGCGCCTGATGAAGTCGTTCTATGGGACGATAAACGGCCTTGAGCGTGTCGCCGAGTACAGCAATGATTTCCCGCTCGTCATCAACGAGCGGCAGGTCATGATGGGCAATAATAAGCAGGAGGCGCTTGAAAGCCTCGTCTATATGCTGGAGGGCGGTCATGGCAAAGTGCGCGCGAGCAAGTCCGGCATCCGCAAGACTGCCACATGGCGCACGATCGCGATGGCGTCGGGTGAAGAACCGCTCTCCAAAGAGAGCAGCATCCAGGGCGTCAGGACGCGCCTGATCGAGCTGAACGCCTATCCGGTGCTACCGGAGCAGACGGCAAAGATGGTCTATGCGCTGGATGAGGAGCAGCACGGTACGGCGGGCAGGGCATTCACGCTGCGCCTCTTACAGGAGGAGCAGACGGCATACGCGGAGATCCTTGCGGCGCGCACCGCGCTGATCGCACGCCTCAGAGAGGACTATCCCGAGCATTTCGAGCCGCATATCGACAATGTGGCGACGGTCTGCATTGCAGATATGCTCGTCAGTATGTGGCTCTTTGATGAGGCGGCGGATGCGGCGCAGCAGGCCGCCTATGACATGGCTGCATCCGTCATGGGCGAGCTGCCGACCAGACGCGAGATCTCCGACACGCAGCGCGCGTGGGACTTCGTGGAGGCGTGGCTCGTCAGCAATTGGCAGCGGTTTTCCGAGGAGTTCGGAGAGCGGGCGCGGCTTTCGCCGGAATATGGCTTTGTCCGCGACAACTGCATCAATGTCTACCCGATGTATCTGCGTGCTGCGCTCGATGATGCGGGCTTTGCGTCCAACAAGTTCTTGAAGGAGTTTGCCGAGATGGGGCTAATCTGCTCGTCGCCTGAGAAGAATAAGCGTAGGTTTACAAAGCGGGTCAGCTACGGCGGTACAAAGCTTCATGTCGTACAAATTCCGCAGGTTATGGAGGGGCTGCTATGA
- a CDS encoding ERF family protein, which yields MNIFEKIQAVRVKLAQDGLKKGKKNEYAGYTYYELGDFLPRIMALCEECKIFPVISFTSDVATLTVYDCEKPDAKVEITTPMSTAQLKACHPVQNLGAVQTYLRRYLYIAMFEIVESDKIEAVTGKEPVETPAAAPVSNISPSGRAFRCDITKPPRDEIVRLWQFMGWNTEGLDNYLATRAKNMNMEQTPLFYQKVLQEQIEFCITESRNGTPGYAGRLFDDGYPFR from the coding sequence ATGAATATCTTCGAGAAGATCCAGGCCGTCCGCGTGAAGCTCGCGCAGGACGGTCTGAAGAAGGGGAAGAAGAACGAGTATGCGGGGTATACCTACTATGAGCTGGGAGACTTTCTGCCGCGCATTATGGCGCTGTGTGAGGAATGCAAGATTTTCCCCGTCATTTCGTTCACGTCGGATGTGGCGACGCTCACGGTCTATGACTGCGAAAAGCCGGACGCGAAGGTGGAGATTACGACGCCAATGTCGACGGCGCAGCTCAAGGCGTGTCATCCGGTGCAGAACCTCGGGGCAGTGCAGACGTATCTCCGGCGTTATCTCTACATCGCGATGTTTGAGATTGTGGAGTCGGACAAGATAGAGGCGGTAACGGGCAAGGAGCCCGTCGAGACGCCCGCCGCCGCTCCTGTGTCCAATATATCGCCGAGCGGCCGCGCGTTCCGTTGCGATATCACGAAGCCGCCGCGCGATGAGATCGTGCGGCTCTGGCAGTTCATGGGCTGGAATACAGAGGGGCTCGACAACTATCTCGCCACGCGGGCGAAGAATATGAATATGGAGCAGACACCGCTGTTCTATCAGAAGGTGCTGCAGGAGCAGATTGAATTCTGCATCACGGAATCCCGCAATGGGACGCCGGGCTACGCGGGCAGACTGTTCGATGACGGTTATCCGTTCCGGTAA
- a CDS encoding ImmA/IrrE family metallo-endopeptidase, which translates to MSPRECAIKLMRRCNSNDPFTIARALDVILIYCTLIDLNGFYQYHKRNHIIYLSEELEEYAARFVLAHELGHMQMHRSMNTVFMDTKTFNPHSRFERQANTFAVELLLPDDLLREYPDCSIYQLAASFGVPSEFVGLKG; encoded by the coding sequence ATGAGTCCAAGGGAATGTGCAATCAAACTCATGCGGCGATGCAACTCAAACGATCCTTTTACCATCGCGCGGGCACTCGATGTGATCCTGATCTACTGCACACTGATCGACCTCAACGGATTTTACCAATACCACAAGCGCAATCATATCATCTATCTCTCTGAGGAACTGGAAGAATACGCAGCGCGCTTCGTCCTCGCCCACGAACTCGGGCACATGCAGATGCACCGCTCCATGAACACAGTTTTTATGGACACAAAGACCTTCAACCCGCACAGCCGCTTCGAACGGCAGGCGAACACCTTCGCTGTTGAGCTTCTTCTCCCTGACGACCTGCTGCGTGAGTACCCCGACTGCTCGATCTATCAGCTCGCTGCGTCATTCGGTGTGCCGAGCGAGTTTGTCGGATTGAAGGGATAA
- a CDS encoding LysM peptidoglycan-binding domain-containing protein yields the protein MNAKKLIAGCALAGAAILCAGMAQEDDGKNVVLLEETYTVKSGDTLWGIAETYCAKNTGTRRYILEYKAGMEENNPWLVERHGMIYPGDELRLTYWVKEGER from the coding sequence ATGAACGCAAAGAAGCTCATCGCCGGATGCGCGCTTGCAGGCGCGGCGATCCTCTGCGCGGGGATGGCACAGGAGGACGACGGCAAGAACGTCGTCCTCCTCGAGGAGACGTACACGGTCAAGAGCGGCGATACGCTCTGGGGGATTGCTGAGACGTACTGCGCGAAGAACACGGGGACGCGGCGTTACATCCTCGAGTACAAGGCGGGGATGGAGGAAAACAATCCGTGGCTCGTGGAGCGCCACGGGATGATCTACCCCGGCGATGAGCTGCGGCTGACGTACTGGGTGAAGGAGGGAGAGAGATGA
- a CDS encoding DEAD/DEAH box helicase, which produces MEIRLRPYQEQLVDDVGYEFGAGRRRVCAVMPCGAGKTIVTAWMARGTALSGRRAIFMVHRQELIEQTSATFTEMGIRHGLIAAGAAKEYDLPVQIASVQTLVHRLGEVPPPDFLICDECHHIVANSYRKIIDHFGAICVLGVTATPERIGGQGLGEVFESLVLGPSAAELIAAGNLTPYDYYAPPSKFDPAAAHVRFGEYVKSDLVNQIDDADVIGDIVKNYQNLAAGKRAICYCINRAHSEHVAASFRAAGIPAEHVDGETHRAARARAVEEFRAGRLQILCNAELLGEGFDVPAMEAVILARPTASLTLYIQQSMRPLRPDPAQPEKRAVIIDHVGNVFRHGLPDEAHAWSLETKKKRPRTTAIKICPACYTALPSTARACPCGHVFMAAAASEERKYTEKDGTLTKIEEIRRKKQRQEVGMARSVADLTAIALQRGYSLRWVSRMADMKHLRG; this is translated from the coding sequence ATGGAGATCAGGCTCAGACCGTATCAGGAGCAGCTGGTCGATGATGTGGGTTATGAGTTCGGGGCGGGGCGGCGGCGTGTGTGCGCCGTCATGCCCTGCGGCGCGGGCAAGACGATTGTAACGGCATGGATGGCGCGCGGCACGGCACTTTCGGGGCGGCGCGCTATTTTTATGGTACATCGGCAGGAACTTATTGAACAGACCTCGGCGACGTTCACGGAGATGGGCATTCGTCACGGTCTGATCGCCGCAGGTGCAGCAAAGGAATACGATTTGCCCGTGCAGATCGCCTCTGTCCAGACGCTCGTGCACCGGCTCGGCGAGGTGCCGCCGCCCGACTTCCTGATCTGCGACGAGTGCCATCACATCGTCGCGAACAGCTACCGCAAGATCATCGACCATTTCGGCGCGATCTGCGTGCTCGGGGTGACGGCGACGCCGGAGCGGATCGGCGGGCAGGGACTCGGCGAGGTGTTCGAGTCGCTGGTGCTCGGTCCGTCGGCGGCGGAGCTCATCGCTGCGGGCAATCTCACGCCGTATGACTACTATGCGCCGCCCTCGAAGTTCGACCCTGCTGCGGCGCATGTGCGTTTCGGTGAGTACGTCAAGAGCGACCTCGTGAATCAGATAGACGACGCCGATGTGATCGGCGATATCGTGAAGAACTATCAAAATCTCGCTGCGGGCAAGCGTGCGATCTGCTACTGCATCAACCGCGCGCACAGCGAGCACGTAGCGGCATCGTTCCGTGCGGCGGGGATCCCGGCGGAGCATGTCGACGGGGAGACGCACCGCGCGGCACGTGCGCGTGCGGTGGAGGAGTTCCGCGCGGGGCGGCTGCAGATTCTTTGCAATGCGGAGCTTCTCGGGGAGGGTTTCGATGTGCCTGCAATGGAGGCGGTGATCCTTGCGCGGCCGACGGCTTCACTGACACTCTACATCCAACAGAGTATGCGTCCGCTGCGCCCCGACCCCGCACAGCCTGAAAAGCGTGCCGTCATCATCGACCACGTGGGCAATGTGTTCCGTCATGGACTGCCTGACGAAGCGCACGCGTGGTCGCTGGAGACGAAGAAGAAGAGGCCGCGCACGACGGCGATCAAGATATGCCCCGCCTGTTATACGGCTCTGCCAAGCACAGCGCGCGCCTGTCCCTGCGGTCATGTGTTCATGGCAGCAGCGGCATCGGAGGAGCGCAAATATACGGAAAAGGACGGGACGCTCACGAAGATTGAGGAGATCAGGCGCAAGAAGCAGCGGCAGGAGGTCGGCATGGCGCGCAGTGTCGCAGACCTCACGGCGATCGCCCTGCAGCGCGGCTACTCGCTGCGCTGGGTGTCGCGCATGGCAGATATGAAGCATCTGAGAGGATAG
- a CDS encoding siphovirus Gp157 family protein codes for MARTLYDLGDAFNGVMDLVLDETMDLTVLDECLQTIEADITVKCENGIGLIRSLENLRDGMKTEAQRLTERQRVIDNRIRSIKEWYQRNLDAMGKSKVETMRGTMAVQNNPPSLKVTDAEQIPICYLTLVPARYEVDKDAVKTALKAGEEVPGAHLEQGRSLRIR; via the coding sequence ATGGCAAGAACACTGTATGACTTGGGCGACGCATTCAACGGCGTCATGGATCTGGTACTTGACGAGACGATGGATCTCACGGTACTCGATGAGTGCCTGCAGACGATCGAGGCGGATATCACGGTCAAATGCGAGAACGGCATCGGGCTGATCCGCAGCCTCGAGAATCTGCGCGACGGCATGAAGACGGAGGCGCAGCGCCTCACGGAGCGGCAGCGGGTCATCGACAACCGCATCCGCTCCATCAAGGAGTGGTATCAGCGGAACCTTGACGCGATGGGCAAGTCCAAGGTGGAGACGATGCGCGGCACGATGGCTGTTCAGAATAACCCGCCGTCGCTGAAGGTGACGGACGCAGAGCAGATTCCAATCTGCTACCTGACGCTCGTACCTGCGCGCTACGAGGTGGACAAGGATGCGGTCAAGACGGCGCTGAAGGCAGGTGAGGAAGTGCCGGGCGCGCATCTCGAGCAGGGGAGGAGCCTCAGGATCCGATGA
- a CDS encoding PBSX family phage terminase large subunit gives MNERIVNVAELVAPSFDGIFYDVQEHRYTHYWLAGGRGSTKSSFASLCLPLLLLQNPACHAVVLRKVANTLRNSVYNQVEWGIHALGISDAFAARVSPLSFEHRGTGQKILFLGVDDKSKIKSLKLPFGYVGVVWIEELDQFTGMEEIRSLLQSLLRGGARYWVFCSYNPPKSRNNWVNEEALFDRDDRIVHRSTYLGVPSAWLGAQFIHEAERLREKNETLYRHEYLGEVTGTGGGVFDNVEDVELSDTDVALFDRLYHGLDFGFAVDPLAFVSMHYDAKHEDLYIFDEIYEQRLTNAQAARRILPRLHGQHLTADAAEPKSIAELRGLGLNVQAARKGPDSVAYGIHWLQGRRRIYIDKRRAPNTYREFVGYEYERNKDGQFISAYPDKDNHTIDAVRYATEALAAGERIRAMRGNIY, from the coding sequence GTGAACGAGCGGATTGTCAATGTCGCGGAGCTTGTTGCACCGAGCTTTGACGGTATTTTCTACGATGTGCAGGAGCACCGCTATACGCACTATTGGCTTGCGGGAGGGCGCGGCTCCACGAAGTCCAGTTTTGCGTCGCTGTGCCTCCCGCTCCTCCTTTTGCAGAATCCCGCGTGCCATGCGGTCGTTCTGCGCAAGGTCGCAAACACGCTGCGCAACAGCGTCTACAACCAAGTGGAGTGGGGGATTCATGCGCTGGGCATATCCGATGCGTTCGCGGCACGGGTGAGTCCGCTGTCGTTTGAGCACAGGGGCACGGGGCAGAAAATCCTGTTTCTCGGTGTGGATGATAAGAGCAAGATCAAGTCGCTCAAGCTGCCGTTCGGTTATGTCGGCGTTGTGTGGATTGAGGAGCTTGACCAATTCACGGGCATGGAGGAGATCCGCAGCCTCCTGCAGTCGCTCCTGCGCGGCGGGGCGCGGTACTGGGTGTTCTGCTCGTACAACCCGCCCAAAAGCCGCAACAACTGGGTCAACGAGGAGGCACTGTTTGACCGCGACGACCGCATTGTGCACCGCTCCACCTATCTGGGCGTGCCGTCCGCGTGGCTCGGTGCGCAGTTCATCCATGAGGCGGAGCGGCTGCGGGAAAAGAATGAGACGCTGTACCGGCACGAATATCTCGGCGAGGTCACGGGGACAGGCGGTGGTGTGTTCGACAATGTAGAGGATGTGGAGCTGAGTGATACCGACGTGGCACTCTTTGACCGCCTCTATCACGGTCTTGATTTTGGGTTTGCTGTTGACCCTCTTGCTTTTGTCTCCATGCACTACGACGCCAAACACGAGGATTTATACATCTTTGACGAGATCTACGAGCAGAGGCTGACAAATGCACAGGCAGCGCGGAGAATCCTGCCACGTCTCCACGGGCAACACCTGACCGCAGACGCAGCAGAGCCGAAGAGCATCGCGGAGCTGCGTGGGCTTGGGCTGAATGTGCAGGCGGCACGCAAGGGTCCCGACTCCGTTGCATACGGGATTCACTGGCTGCAGGGGCGCAGACGTATCTACATCGACAAGCGCCGCGCACCGAACACCTACCGCGAGTTCGTCGGCTACGAATACGAGCGTAACAAAGACGGGCAGTTTATATCGGCCTATCCGGATAAGGATAACCATACGATTGACGCAGTGCGCTATGCGACGGAGGCACTTGCGGCGGGCGAACGCATACGGGCGATGCGCGGCAATATCTACTAA
- a CDS encoding VRR-NUC domain-containing protein, producing MKKSEHEIQNEIRVAVGKEQSATLFRANVGEAWTGTFAASKLNRIVIEDARRFRSGLPIGFPDLFGFRTVTVTPEMVGRKLAVFAFLEVKKPGGRTSKAQEKMHAFLHEAGAVGGIARSAEEAVTLLQRL from the coding sequence ATGAAGAAATCAGAGCATGAGATTCAAAATGAGATCCGCGTTGCCGTCGGCAAGGAGCAGTCCGCGACGCTCTTTCGCGCCAATGTGGGCGAGGCGTGGACAGGAACGTTTGCCGCAAGCAAGCTGAACCGCATTGTCATCGAGGACGCGCGGCGCTTCCGTAGCGGCCTGCCGATCGGCTTCCCGGATCTCTTCGGATTCCGGACGGTCACAGTGACGCCCGAGATGGTCGGCAGGAAGCTCGCCGTGTTTGCCTTCCTCGAGGTGAAGAAGCCCGGCGGCCGCACGAGCAAGGCGCAGGAGAAGATGCACGCATTCCTGCATGAGGCGGGCGCCGTCGGTGGCATTGCCCGCTCTGCCGAGGAGGCTGTCACGCTACTGCAGCGTCTATGA
- a CDS encoding site-specific integrase, with product MAKKATIRTRKRGKTYSYSFDAGKNPATGRRKMVEKGGYETEQEAYDAGVAAYADWKSGNIGITSERIRLKDYLAAWLENVSRPNVTRGTYADYESAIRVRINPILGEMYVQDIRPRDIDAWIKALAEKGLSRSSLSLSRTVLSFALKYAVYPAEIIPVNPCTGISIPRSAPRKLLERSIITPEQFAALLKKCPLGHKYHAPLVLAYHTGARIGEVLGLTWDDIDLQNGTIHICRQLNLAGRRHLMYFSAPKNRTSTRRIYIDKVLIAELRQWKTLQSRNELRLGNAYQLVYEDTDGRVHTSPKIEARQIDMPRRAVICTDAFGLPIHYASFRKLLHPLGLNSHSFRHTHATRLIEAGANPIDVAARLGHADVGITQNLYAHDTEEMQRETAAIFAEFVGK from the coding sequence ATGGCAAAGAAAGCAACAATCCGCACGCGAAAGCGCGGCAAGACGTACTCCTACTCGTTTGATGCGGGCAAGAACCCCGCCACGGGGCGACGCAAGATGGTCGAAAAGGGCGGCTACGAGACAGAGCAGGAGGCATATGATGCAGGTGTTGCCGCCTATGCAGACTGGAAGTCCGGCAACATCGGCATCACAAGCGAGCGGATCCGCCTGAAGGACTACCTCGCTGCGTGGCTTGAAAATGTATCCCGCCCGAACGTCACGCGTGGGACATATGCAGACTATGAGTCCGCGATCCGCGTGCGGATCAACCCCATCCTCGGAGAGATGTATGTGCAGGATATCCGCCCCCGCGATATTGACGCGTGGATAAAGGCACTTGCGGAAAAAGGTCTTTCCAGAAGTTCATTGTCCCTCTCCCGTACCGTCCTCTCCTTTGCGCTGAAATACGCTGTCTATCCTGCTGAGATTATCCCCGTCAATCCATGCACGGGCATCAGCATCCCCCGATCGGCACCGAGGAAGCTCCTCGAGCGGAGCATTATCACGCCGGAGCAGTTCGCCGCGCTGCTGAAAAAGTGCCCGCTGGGGCACAAGTATCATGCCCCTCTGGTGCTCGCGTACCACACGGGCGCGCGGATCGGCGAGGTGCTCGGGCTCACGTGGGACGACATCGATCTCCAAAACGGTACGATCCACATCTGCCGCCAGCTGAACCTCGCAGGGCGCAGGCATCTGATGTATTTCTCTGCGCCCAAGAACAGGACAAGCACGCGCAGGATCTACATTGACAAAGTCCTGATCGCTGAGCTGCGGCAGTGGAAAACGCTACAGTCGCGGAACGAACTGCGTCTGGGGAACGCCTATCAGCTTGTCTACGAGGACACGGACGGCCGCGTACACACCTCGCCGAAAATCGAAGCAAGGCAGATAGACATGCCACGCAGAGCAGTTATCTGTACAGACGCCTTCGGGCTCCCTATCCACTATGCATCTTTTCGCAAGCTCCTGCATCCCCTCGGGCTGAACTCGCACAGCTTCCGGCACACGCATGCAACAAGGCTGATCGAGGCCGGCGCAAACCCGATCGACGTTGCTGCGCGTCTCGGGCATGCTGATGTTGGAATCACGCAGAACCTCTATGCACACGATACAGAGGAAATGCAGCGTGAGACCGCCGCCATCTTCGCCGAATTTGTAGGCAAGTGA
- a CDS encoding helix-turn-helix transcriptional regulator: MKLSLKTARVNANMSQAQVAKRLGVHVQTYRKLEENSDTATIGQAKKLSALLKVPYDEIFFAS, translated from the coding sequence ATGAAACTCAGCTTGAAGACGGCTCGTGTGAACGCCAATATGTCACAAGCACAGGTGGCAAAACGCCTTGGTGTTCACGTCCAGACGTATCGTAAGCTAGAAGAAAATTCGGATACGGCAACGATAGGGCAGGCGAAGAAATTGTCCGCGCTGCTCAAAGTTCCGTATGACGAAATTTTTTTTGCCTCATAA
- a CDS encoding single-stranded DNA-binding protein: protein MNVSFFGRLTKAPEVKTNQTGTTYTAFTVATQVQAKGQDGKAKSIFIDVSAFGKQGDNIVKYFTKGSRIVIHGDIYDVRAWIGNNDGQPHTSVNVTMTGFDFVDTQAESAARQQGVPQAAPPPQMQTAPPPQAPPVQPAAGYAPQIPAPMQTGAAPWAPPPAAYAAPQQGAPNYAVAPY, encoded by the coding sequence ATGAACGTATCATTTTTCGGCCGATTGACGAAGGCTCCCGAGGTCAAGACGAACCAGACGGGAACAACGTACACGGCATTCACGGTCGCGACACAGGTACAGGCAAAGGGGCAGGACGGCAAAGCGAAGAGTATCTTCATCGATGTGTCGGCATTCGGCAAGCAGGGCGACAATATCGTCAAGTACTTTACCAAGGGCAGCCGTATTGTGATCCACGGCGACATCTACGACGTGCGGGCGTGGATCGGCAACAATGACGGTCAGCCGCATACCAGCGTGAATGTGACGATGACGGGCTTTGACTTTGTGGATACGCAGGCAGAATCGGCAGCGCGTCAGCAGGGAGTCCCGCAGGCAGCACCGCCTCCGCAGATGCAGACGGCGCCGCCCCCGCAGGCTCCGCCCGTACAGCCTGCGGCGGGGTATGCGCCGCAGATTCCCGCGCCGATGCAGACGGGCGCTGCACCATGGGCGCCGCCTCCTGCTGCATATGCTGCTCCGCAGCAGGGCGCACCAAACTACGCGGTGGCACCCTATTGA
- a CDS encoding NYN domain-containing protein: MIIRTAILVDGGFYRKRARHQWGVKTSEERAKELTAYCMAHIKKKDGLISRCLYRIFYYDCLPTRRSVYHPLTKENVDLEKSGTSTWTQAFMDELKRRRKYALRLGVLAEKPNYNLRPEVTRDLLNNKRTLDSLIVADFEFHARQKGVDMKIGIDIASLAYKHQVDQIILIAGDSDFVPAAKLARREGIDFILDPMGADIKADLFEHIDGLETPWRHSSPTPPPPVNSSKNCDTITESEIPKPTENFTSPIKASVDSEGTPPVNTTSLIK, encoded by the coding sequence ATGATAATCAGAACGGCCATTCTTGTTGACGGTGGGTTTTATAGGAAACGAGCACGACATCAATGGGGAGTTAAGACCTCAGAGGAACGTGCAAAGGAATTAACTGCATACTGCATGGCTCACATAAAGAAGAAAGACGGACTCATTTCTCGGTGCTTGTATCGAATCTTTTACTATGACTGTTTGCCAACCAGGCGCAGCGTTTATCATCCTCTGACGAAAGAGAATGTCGATCTGGAAAAATCGGGAACCAGCACATGGACGCAAGCATTTATGGACGAGCTGAAACGTAGACGAAAATACGCACTTCGCCTCGGAGTACTTGCCGAAAAACCAAACTATAATCTACGCCCAGAAGTAACACGCGATTTACTGAACAACAAACGAACACTGGACAGCCTGATAGTAGCTGATTTTGAGTTTCACGCCCGACAAAAAGGCGTAGACATGAAAATCGGTATTGATATCGCATCTCTTGCTTATAAGCATCAGGTTGATCAGATCATCCTTATAGCCGGAGATAGTGATTTCGTTCCTGCCGCGAAGCTCGCAAGACGTGAAGGGATTGACTTTATCCTAGACCCTATGGGCGCAGACATCAAGGCTGACCTTTTCGAGCATATCGACGGATTAGAGACACCGTGGAGACATAGCTCACCAACGCCTCCGCCCCCTGTGAACTCGAGTAAGAACTGCGATACTATTACAGAGAGCGAAATACCGAAGCCTACAGAAAATTTTACATCGCCAATTAAGGCAAGCGTTGACAGTGAAGGGACTCCCCCGGTTAATACCACTTCACTTATAAAATAA